In Trichoderma atroviride chromosome 2, complete sequence, one DNA window encodes the following:
- a CDS encoding uncharacterized protein (EggNog:ENOG41) translates to MALIPIAIAALVAYQTISYALRLRFHINEAKRSGLPYIVLPCSPFWIGWQVTHKLWVPLIKLLPKSWWDGWLDIMLPNFVYTTRHEWFAKIGETFFLVSPGRLMLLTDNAETIRTITLKREQFPKWTAVYNILRQFGENVLTTESSIWRMHRKVTSPSFNERNAALVFREAIVQTQGMLRMWTGPEGNTRKEPLNTLQRDTMRLALNIISYVGFGMRLLWPGATHAAGTDPKLLKYGSHEPSVGHQLSFPDTMEFLLERLLVLLIFPRWILQLLPFEKIKKAVLAYDEYVKYMNELLDEKIEDARKGDHIEGMDLMGQLAKSCFGTDNKGATLTREEIISNAFIMFVAGHETTANTIHFTLIFLAMNPDVQRKIQQDIDYITQGQDPKDWDYESLVNPMTASMIGAAMHETMRLMSPVVVIPKTTYSDQPLVMDGNKYVIPKNTGISLVTISAHVNPRYWPTRPSKVTPGKSNILDYVPERWFQGMDKDSSAGSEDVAGADSEDFGGFQGSDINAQLFRPERGSYVPFSDGARSCLGRRIAVVEMMAALAVIFRSYSVELAVDEWASQEQVGQMSREERARIYKKAQDKSRWTVGQATSRLTLNLHDGQYVPVRIVKRGEEKFVDWVDKE, encoded by the exons ATGGCGTTAATCCCCATCGCCATTGCGGCGTTGGTCGCCTACCAAACTATCTCATATGCCTTGCGTCTGCGGTTTCATATCAATGAGGCCAAGAGAAGCGGATTGCCCTATATTGTCCTTC CTTGCTCGCCGTTCTGGATAGGGTGGCAAGTGACCCATAAGCTATGGGTTCCGCTCATTAAGCTCCTTCCAAAGTCATGGTGGGATGGATGGCTCGA TATCATGCTTCCCAACTTTGTATATACAACCCGCCATGAGTGGTTCGCCAAGATTGGCGAaactttctttcttgtttctcccGGCAGATTGATGCTGCTCACGGACAATGCCGAAACAATCCGGACCATCACATTAAAGCGAGAGCAATTCCCCAAATGGACTGCTGTGTACAACATTCTGAGGCAGTTTGGTGAGAATGTTTTGACTACCGAAAGCAGCATCTGGCGTATGCACCGGAAGGTGACCTCGCCTTCATTCAATGAGAGAAACGCTGCCTTGGTTTTCCGCGAGGCCATTGTTCAGACTCAAGGCATGCTGCGTATGTGGACAGGCCCTGAAGGCAACACCAGAAAAGAGCCGCTCAACACTCTCCAGAGGGATACGATGAGACTAGCTCTCAACATTATCAGTTATGTCGGTTTCGGGATGCGATTGCTGTGGCCGGGCGCAACACATGCTGCAGGGACGGACCCCAAGCTGTTGAAATACGGCTCTCATGAGCCTTCGGTAGGTCACCAGTTGAGTTTCCCAGATACCATGGAGTTCCTACTTGAGCGCCTCCTGGTTTTACTGATTTTCCCACGGTGGATTCTGC AATTACTGCCTTTTGAGAAGATCAAGAAGGCAGTGTTGGCTTACGACGAATATGTCAAGTATATGAACGAGCTTCTGGACGAAAAGATTGAAGACGCACGCAAGGGAGACCACATAGAAGGCATGGATCTCATGGGCCAGCTTGCGAAATCATGTTTTGGAACCGATAACAAAGGTGCTACCTTGACTCGCGAGGAGATTATCAGCAACGCCTTCATCATGTTTGTCGCTGGCCATGAAACAACAGCCAACACCATCCACTTCaccctcatcttcttggcaatgAACCCCGACGTGCAGCGCAAAATCCAACAAGATATTGATTACATCACCCAGGGCCAGGACCCGAAAGACTGGGACTATGAAAGCTTGGTCAACCCAATGACTGCCAGCATGATTGGTGCTGCCATGCACGAAACGATGCGGCTCATGTCTCCTGTGGTAGTGATTCCCAAGACTACTTACAGTGATCAGCCCTTGGTCATGGACGGCAATAAATATGTCATTCCAAAGAATACGGGCATCTCACTGGTGACGATTTCCGCCCACGTCAACCCTCGTTACTGGCCAACGCGACCAAGCAAAGTGACGCCCGGCAAGTCCAATATCCTCGACTACGTCCCAGAGCGATGGTTCCAGGGCATGGACAAGGACAGCAGCGCGGGCAGCGAAGACGTCGCCGGCGCCGACTCGGAAGATTTTGGCGGTTTCCAGGGCTCCGACATCAACGCGCAGCTCTTCAGACCCGAGCGAGGATCCTACGTTCCCTTCAGCGACGGGGCGCGATCGTGCCTCGGGCGGCGCATTGCCGTGGTGGAAATGATGGCGGCGCTGGCCGTCATTTTCCGGAGCTACAGCGTCGAACTCGCCGTGGACGAGTGGGCGTCGCAGGAGCAGGTCGGCCAGATGAGCCGAGAGGAGAGGGCGCGCATCTACAAGAAGGCCCAGGACAAGAGCCGGTGGACGGTGGGACAGGCGACGTCGAGGCTGACGCTGAACCTGCACGACGGCCAGTACGTGCCGGTGCGGATTGTCAAGAGGGGAGAGGAGAAGTTTGTGGACTGGGTGGATAAAGAGTGA
- a CDS encoding uncharacterized protein (EggNog:ENOG41~TransMembrane:3 (o179-197i206-224o236-258i)): MSATAPSNAWLRAQRKSDLVDLAESVGLQNYDGLKKSELETALDEFIAGNSSRFNSRSDLSGYFNSRSKAMGSPVKRESKEPIKEELEKGIKTIKRRATKAAEDLINTDAEDVRAASTALIQTPARSLSQVASRISLPATPADVANAVDRSTIAVRRRVSSIYQESGIGETSNAARETLSSVTSILLCVSAFELWYIRPEILANRYAFTVPAIGFLGTSDHPVYLPDMFLLLTASFWSPALTWAFTSFILPSLLGYFFNLSSASGSQGPKTRSRASTPETAVDPLTYSIVKALVSFVVYGQGVTFCGLLSETAIDRLDGAVYGGYKGMLTGAAITGLLSIYDAVLKK; the protein is encoded by the exons ATGTCCGCCACCGCGCCCTCCAACGCCTGGCTGCGCGCTCAGCGCAAGAGCGACCTCGTCGATTTGGCCGAGAGTGTCGGCCTCCAGAA CTACGATGGTCTCAAAAAGTCGGAGCTCGAAACCGCTCTCGATGAGTTCATTGCGGGGAACAGCAGCCGCTTCAACAGCCGATCTGATCTGTCGGGCTACTTCAACAGCCGGTCCAAGGCGATGGGCTCTCCCGTCAAGCGAGAGTCCAAAGAGCCCATCaaggaagagctggagaagggcaTCAAGACGATCAAGCGGAGGGCGACCAAGGCTGCCGAGGATCTGATTAATAC AGATGCTGAAGACGTCCGCGCCGCCTCAACTGCCCTCATCCAGACTCCCGCTCGCAGCCTGTCGCAAGTTGCCTCGCGCATCTCACTGCCTGCGACCCCGGCCGACGTAGCCAACGCTGTCGACCGCTCAACGATTGCCGTGCGCCGCCGTGTCTCGTCCATCTACCAGGAGAGTGGCATTGGCGAGACTTCCAACGCTGCTCGAGAGACTCTCAGCAGCGTCACCAGCATTCTCCTCTGCGTCTCCGCGTTCGAACTCTGGTATATTCGACCCGAGATCCTAGCTAACCGCTACGCATTCACCGTccctgccattggcttccTCGGCACGTCTGACCATCCCGTGTACCTGCCCGACATGTTCCTCCTGCTCACCGCGAGCTTTTGGTCACCCGCTCTCACTTGGGCCTTTACCAGCTTTATTTTGCCCAGCCTGCTTGGCTACTTTTTCAACCTCAGCTCTGCCAGCGGCTCTCAGGGCCCCAAGACGCGCTCTCGGGCTAGCACTCCGGAGACTGCTGTTGATCCCTTGACCTACAGCATTGTCAAGGCACTTGTCTCATTCGTCGTCTATGGCCAAGGCGTCACTTTTTGCGGTCTCCTCTCTGAGACAGCTATTGATCGGCTTGACGGAGCCGTGTACGGAGGCTACAAGGGCATGCTGACCGGAGCTGCCATTACCGGATTGCTTAGCATCTACGATGCGGTCCTGAAGAAATAA
- a CDS encoding uncharacterized protein (EggNog:ENOG41~TransMembrane:1 (n4-12c17/18o50-70i)), giving the protein MERTASLLSFSSRSSSSASTNRNNEPLLPYAESAMETKPVRGLSIFGRGFYRRILIWTVASMILVSLALFKAGDSMATETFAQPATATKYSPPQPTIIGNEDGGPVLVIVEGKNKDNQDKPSKKVDEEKKESTESKKPEATPTEGEKKEGGSDQDQEKIIKEEQGKTTEQEKEKDDQKSQSSIDDKDELSAEEDAENQKMWDEDIKKMPWLRFPHLNGYFHGLKALVKKSEHIAEYPNPAQKAPLGEPPLKQEIPKPKPYNPYNTSDSSIKTCYLDDEEKIPAPSIYAYEGVPQYMPDPTFGSYSMFGFRDDVCFDRFGRYGPYGFGYDIKDGGAGVGLNTESSGSEAVWKETGQIDYGRIDWGDVQERCVTANKHRFTEPDPETEVLKPEEGKKNRIAVVLRLYTGFKWTQFSVLNLRAMINELALKSGGDYNVHFLLHVKDNDSPIWSDDLTVQQLLDAHVPPEFHGLVTLWSEAQMKLFYPGKFEEPIGNPSKKEIHDVYRSAHMPLQVFALQHPEYEHFWNWEMDMRYMGNWYELFDRLGVWADRQPRPFLWERNSRYYIPAHHGSWENFTTAVEQYTADSGEAPVFGPVEFPETKQLRFEQHGKSIIPTSCANDKNSPQCGVGEAADLITLNPIFDVHGSAWVFSNDATGYGKTPPRRCVIITASRLSRRLLMAMHEEIWRHHRTMWTEMFPSSVAFHHGFKAVYAPHPTFLDRAWDPLGGSVDKIFNGGRDHSTSAVGSPFDLRNEHNHRGTSWYYNSEFSGLLWRRWLGFSQLDGRGRNGHRKEGGGKLRGGKAEEEAEGSSGRMCLRSFLMHPIKWESPEDKP; this is encoded by the exons ATGGAGCGCACGGCCTCACTTCTCAGCTTCAGTAGCCGTTCTAGCTCCTCTGCTTCGACGAATAGAAACAATGAGCCCTTGTTACCATATGCAGAAAGTGCCATGGAAACGAAACCAGTTCGAgggctttccatcttcgGCCGAGGCTTTTATCGGAGAATCCTGATATGGACTGTCGCAAGCATGATTCTTGTGTCGCTTGCCCTCTTCAAAGCTGGTGACAGCATGGCTACTGAGACATTCGCTCAGCCTGCCACAGCAACAAAGTATTCGCCCCCACAGCCTACAATAAttggcaatgaagatggaggcccTGTTCTAGTGATTGTGGAGGGCAAGAACAAAGACAACCAGGATAAACCGTCAAAGAAggtagatgaagagaagaaggaatctACCGAGAGTAAGAAACCGGAAGCGACGCCAACAGAAggcgaaaagaaagagggaggcAGTGATCAGGACCAAGAGAAGATCATAAAAGAGGAGCAAGGGAAAACAACAGagcaagagaaagagaaagatgacCAGAAGAGCCAGTCATCTATAGACGACAAAGACGAACTGagcgcagaagaagacgcagagaATCAGAAGATGTGGGACGAAGACATCAAGAAGATGCCATGGCTTCGATTCCCTCA CCTGAACGGCTACTTCCATGGTCTTAAAGCTCTGGTCAAGAAATCTGAGCACATTGCCGAATACCCCAACCCCGCTCAGAAAGCTCCTCTTGGCGAACCCCCGCTCAAACAAGAGATCCCTAAACCTAAGCCCTACAATCCATACAACACGTCCGACTCGAGCATCAAAACTTGCTATctcgatgacgaagagaaaatccCAGCACCTAGCATATATGCCTATGAAGGCGTTCCGCAATATATGCCCGACCCAACCTTTGGATCTTACTCCATGTTTGGCTTTCGAGACGATGTTTGTTTTGACCGATTTGGTCGTTATGGGCCATATGGCTTTGGCTACGACATTAAAGATGGTGGCGCTGGTGTGGGACTCAACACAGAGTCCTCGGGAAGCGAAGCCGTCTGGAAGGAAACGGGCCAAATTGACTATGGCCGGATTGATTGGGGTGATGTGCAGGAGCGATGTGTTACCGCCAACAAGCACCGGTTCACAGAGCCAGACCCAGAGACCGAAGTGCTCAAACCGGAGGAGGGTAAGAAGAATCGGATCGCTGTAGTGCTCCGCCTATATACCGGCTTTAAGTGGACGCAGTTCTCAGTACTGAACCTCCGGGCCATGATCAACGAGCTAGCTCTCAAATCTGGCGGAGATTATAATGTCCATTTTCTGTTGCACGTCAAGGATAACGACTCGCCAATATGGTCTGATGATTTGACAGTCCAACAGTTGCTCGACGCCCACGTACCACCCGAGTTCCATGGGTTGGTGACGCTATGGAGCGAAGCCCAGATGAAGCTATTCTATCCTGGTAAATTCGAGGAACCAATTGGCAATCCCAGCAAGAAGGAAATACACGATGTATATCGCAGCGCCCATATGCCACTTCAAGTTTTTGCCTTGCAGCACCCGGAATACGAGCATTTCTGGAACTGGGAGATGGATATGCGATATATGGGCAACTGGTATGAACTATTTGACCGCTTGGGCGTCTGGGCAGACCGACAGCCCCGTCCGTTTCTTTGGGAGCGCAATTCGCGCTACTATATTCCCGCCCACCACGGTAGCTGGGAGAATTTCACGACTGCCGTCGAGCAATATACGGCCGACTCTGGCGAGGCGCCCGTCTTTGGCCCCGTTGAGTTCCCTGAAACGAAGCAGCTCCGATTTGAGCAGCACGGAAAGTCCATCATACCAACTTCTTGTGCGAATGATAAAAACAGCCCGCAATGTGGTGTTGGTGAGGCAGCAGACCTCATTACGTTGAATCCCATCTTTGACGTGCATGGCTCAGCCTGGGTTTTCTCTAATGACGCAACCGGCTATGGAAAAACTCCTCCAAGAAGATGTGTCATTATCACGGCATCTCGATTAAGTCGTCGGCtcttgatggcgatgcatgAGGAGATATGGCGCCATCACCGCACGATGTGGACTGAAATGTTCCCTTCCAGTGTGGCCTTTCACCATGGATTCAAGGCTGTATACGCACCTCACCCAACATTCCTGGACCGTGCTTGGGACCCTCTTGGCGGTTCGGTTGATAAAATTTTCAACGGCGGACGTGACCACTCGACTTCGGCTGTGGGCAGCCCGTTTGATCTGCGCAACGAACACAACCACAGAGGCACAAGCTGGTATTATAACAGCGAGTTTTCAGGCCTTttatggcggcgatggctgggGTTTTCTCAGCTGGACGGCAGAGGTCGAAACGGCCATCGAAAGGAAGGAGGGGGCAAGCTGCGAGGCGGaaaggcagaggaggaggccgaAGGAAGCAGCGGCCGCATGTGTCTGAGGAGTTTCCTCATGCACCCAATCAAATGGGAAAGCCCCGAGGATAAGCCttga
- a CDS encoding uncharacterized protein (EggNog:ENOG41~TransMembrane:12 (i87-110o122-142i154-173o179-200i212-237o243-262i298-319o339-363i384-405o417-439i451-472o478-499i)), whose protein sequence is MVSSEEKSFSRAPETNEISKQPHGKSDTEGMTEPTKPVGLFYRPTSHVSGPDAFEPSSPQSPSPSDGGYHERGDEIYDRVSLRRKHIIVTVLSFCAFLSPLSSTSILAAVPEVAQTYNTTGSIINVSNAAYMALMGISPVIWGPMSQVFGRRPMTLLTAVLFFLLSMATALAPNLAAFFVFRALSAFEGTAFILLGAACLGDIYRPTERATALGWFMSGTLIGPALGPFIGGILVTYATWRSIFWLQTALAGTGVLSVFFLVPETIHHKKIKDLEGQSRNQKIIAVLRMTNPIRVIRLFRYGNQVLVALASSALVWNMYSLLTPIRYVLNPRFHLESPILSGLFYLAPGSGYLLGTFMGGRWADRTVKQWIKKRNGVRIPEDRLRSALPFMGILMPSCVLVYGWAVDKAVGGIPVPVIMLFLQGVGQLFAFPSLNTYCLDVMPGRGAEVTAANYFVRYLAGCVGTAVVLPAIDGIGVGWFETLSTGLMVLSTLGVMATIRWGKEWRESIDAKKKDSASGESGEVTDVEDQASNHDRQNDEAKAMDEEKPKESV, encoded by the exons ATGGTTTCCTCCGAAGAGAAATCGTTCTCGAGGGCCCCTGAGACCAATGAGATTTCCAAGCAGCCTCACGGTAAAAGCGATACCGAGGGAATGACCGAACCGACAAAACCAGTGGGATTATTCTATCGACCGACGTCTCATGTGTCTGGGCCAGACGCATTTGagccatcatcgccacagtcgccatcaccatctgaTGGTGGCTACCATGAGAGAGGTGATGAAATATATGATCGCGTGTCATTACGGCGCAAACACATTATTGTGACGGTGTTGTCCTTTTGCGCTTTTCTCTCGCCATTATCAAGTACTAGCATCCTGGCTGCTGTTCCCGAGGTAGCACAGACATATAATACGACTGGTTCTATCATCAACGTGAGCAATGCTGCATACATGGCGCTGATGGGCATATCACCTGTTATTTGGGGGCCAATGAGCCAGGTATTCGGCAGACGACCT ATGACGCTATTAACAGCTGTgctgttcttcttgttgagcATGGCTACTGCTCTTGCTCCTAATCTGGCAgccttctttgtcttcaGAGCGCTCTCAGCCTTTGAAGGAACAGCCTTTATCCTATTGGGAGCGGCTTGCCTGGG agataTATATCGCCCTACGGAGCGAGCGACTGCTCTCGGATGGTTCATGTCTGGAACACTGATTGGGCCCGCACTTGGCCCATTCATTGGTGGCATCTTGGTGACTTATGCAACATGGAGATCTATCTTCTGGCTCCAGACAGCATTGGCTGGCACCGGCGTTTTGAGCGTCTTTTTCCTCGTGCCTGAGACGATCCACCACAAAAAGATCAAAGATTTGGAAGGCCAATCTAGGAACCAAAAGATCATAGCCGTGCTTCGCATGACCAACCCGATTCGAGTAATTCGGCTGTTCCGATATGGGAACCAGGTACTGGTAGCACTCGCCAGTTCAGCACTTGTGTGGAACATGTATAGCTTGCTCACTCCCATTCGGTACGTGCTAAACCCACGATTTCACTTGGAATCACCGATCCTGTCAGGGCTTTTCTACCTTGCACCAGGTAGCGGCTACCTGCTGGGTACATTCATGGGAGGGAGATGGGCAGACAGGACGGTAAAGCAATGGATCAAGAAGCGCAATGGTGTACGCATCCCAGAAGATCGTCTGCGGTCTGCACTCCCCTTCATGGGTATTCTCATGCCAAGCTGTGTACTTGTGTATGGGTGGGCGGTAGACAAAGCGGTGGGCGGCATCCCAGTGCCAGTTATTATGCTCTTCTTGCAGGGCGTTGGGCAGCTCTTTGCCTTTCCCTCTTTGAATACGTACTGCTTGGACGTAATGCCCGGACGCGGTGCAGAGGTAACGGCAGCAAATTACTTTGTCCGTTACCTGGCTGGTTGCGTGGGAACTGCCGTCGTTCTGCCAGCCATCGACGGAATCGGTGTTGGCTGGTTTGAGACTCTTTCAACGGGATTGATGGTCCTCTCAACACTCGGCGTCATGGCTACTATTCGATGGGGTAAAGAGTGGAGGGAAAGTATCGAcgcgaaaaagaaagactcGGCCAGCGGCGAGAGCGGCGAGGTGACTGATGTGGAAGACCAGGCAAGCAATCACGACCGGCAAAAtgacgaggccaaggccatggatgaggaaaagccaaaagaaTCAGTTTGA
- a CDS encoding uncharacterized protein (EggNog:ENOG41~SECRETED:SignalP(1-17)~TransMembrane:9 (n2-12c17/18o27-47i59-84o90-109i145-166o186-210i231-252o264-286i298-319o325-346i)) encodes MTLLTAVLFFLLSMATALAPNLAAFFVFRALSAFEGTAFILLGAACLGDIYRPTERATALGWFMSGTLIGPALGPFIGGILVTYATWRSIFWLQTALAGTGVLSVFFLVPETIHHKKIKDLEGQSRNQKIIAVLRMTNPIRVIRLFRYGNQVLVALASSALVWNMYSLLTPIRYVLNPRFHLESPILSGLFYLAPGSGYLLGTFMGGRWADRTVKQWIKKRNGVRIPEDRLRSALPFMGILMPSCVLVYGWAVDKAVGGIPVPVIMLFLQGVGQLFAFPSLNTYCLDVMPGRGAEVTAANYFVRYLAGCVGTAVVLPAIDGIGVGWFETLSTGLMVLSTLGVMATIRWGKEWRESIDAKKKDSASGESGEVTDVEDQASNHDRQNDEAKAMDEEKPKESV; translated from the exons ATGACGCTATTAACAGCTGTgctgttcttcttgttgagcATGGCTACTGCTCTTGCTCCTAATCTGGCAgccttctttgtcttcaGAGCGCTCTCAGCCTTTGAAGGAACAGCCTTTATCCTATTGGGAGCGGCTTGCCTGGG agataTATATCGCCCTACGGAGCGAGCGACTGCTCTCGGATGGTTCATGTCTGGAACACTGATTGGGCCCGCACTTGGCCCATTCATTGGTGGCATCTTGGTGACTTATGCAACATGGAGATCTATCTTCTGGCTCCAGACAGCATTGGCTGGCACCGGCGTTTTGAGCGTCTTTTTCCTCGTGCCTGAGACGATCCACCACAAAAAGATCAAAGATTTGGAAGGCCAATCTAGGAACCAAAAGATCATAGCCGTGCTTCGCATGACCAACCCGATTCGAGTAATTCGGCTGTTCCGATATGGGAACCAGGTACTGGTAGCACTCGCCAGTTCAGCACTTGTGTGGAACATGTATAGCTTGCTCACTCCCATTCGGTACGTGCTAAACCCACGATTTCACTTGGAATCACCGATCCTGTCAGGGCTTTTCTACCTTGCACCAGGTAGCGGCTACCTGCTGGGTACATTCATGGGAGGGAGATGGGCAGACAGGACGGTAAAGCAATGGATCAAGAAGCGCAATGGTGTACGCATCCCAGAAGATCGTCTGCGGTCTGCACTCCCCTTCATGGGTATTCTCATGCCAAGCTGTGTACTTGTGTATGGGTGGGCGGTAGACAAAGCGGTGGGCGGCATCCCAGTGCCAGTTATTATGCTCTTCTTGCAGGGCGTTGGGCAGCTCTTTGCCTTTCCCTCTTTGAATACGTACTGCTTGGACGTAATGCCCGGACGCGGTGCAGAGGTAACGGCAGCAAATTACTTTGTCCGTTACCTGGCTGGTTGCGTGGGAACTGCCGTCGTTCTGCCAGCCATCGACGGAATCGGTGTTGGCTGGTTTGAGACTCTTTCAACGGGATTGATGGTCCTCTCAACACTCGGCGTCATGGCTACTATTCGATGGGGTAAAGAGTGGAGGGAAAGTATCGAcgcgaaaaagaaagactcGGCCAGCGGCGAGAGCGGCGAGGTGACTGATGTGGAAGACCAGGCAAGCAATCACGACCGGCAAAAtgacgaggccaaggccatggatgaggaaaagccaaaagaaTCAGTTTGA
- a CDS encoding uncharacterized protein (EggNog:ENOG41) — translation MARTIRRRQAEAPSTTQSISSFTRVSKSQAFPDAATKKTAISNPEPTSSRKRKAAGDDADSNHHPRVTRRTVSFAPSSDEEPVAAAPAKRARRGESNVEAATTVAVVPAAKPAPKTPAKGKKVAKPTPSRAASAHKPSESTIVAKSKQGGKTVQTKLEAYRVTSQKKAKEAESEFSPELVDLIRLHKAFLKTITLQIIHNGTIVPIDISSVAPHISRTWGKRQVTVDDIRTCIAVQTSARDPDVVSPFIVSDYGRGKICIELHPDHNNGAVSINEERLSRQFEENLRALCAGRAQDDVTDADVPLASLSLKELPRAEIRNMDSSIKINPILNKGHNALSALKEGIVAKQQEKEVKQQATIAMVNSDGTKMSLLDRLRHKQLAKANGPLPPSGPELQRRAALNRVADVCATVSMLSLSNPASLPRQAFTMVLISDKLKDSLRVPLSKEEGMTCIRLIANEIAPEWLKVVTIGGRENVVIQRGLQPVDRVIQERVQKLLA, via the coding sequence ATGGCCCGAACCATAAGAAGGCGCCAGGCCGAGGCTCCCTCAACAACACAGTccatcagcagcttcacTCGCGTATCCAAGAGCCAGGCTTTCCCTGATGCAGCCACCAAGAAGACCGCTATCTCCAACCCGGAACCGACATCTTCACGGAAGAGGAAGGCCGCaggcgatgatgccgacAGCAACCACCACCCTCGAGTCACAAGAAGGACCGTCTCATTCGCCCccagcagcgatgaagaaccagtggctgcagcgccggcaaagcGTGCTCGGAGAGGAGAATCCAACGTCGAAGCGGCCACTACGGTAGCAGTAGTGCCCGCTGCGAAGCCTGCACCAAAGACCCCGGCCAAGGGAAAGAAGGTTGCCAAGCCAACGCCTTCACGGGCTGCTTCTGCGCATAAGCCCAGCGAGTCGACCATCGTCGCAAAGTCTAAGCAGGGCGGCAAGACTGTGCAGACAAAGCTTGAGGCGTATCGCGTAACTAGccaaaagaaggcaaaggaggctgAAAGCGAGTTCAGCCCAGAGTTGGTCGATCTGATCCGCCTGCACAAGGCCTTCCTCAAGACCATTACTCTCCAGATTATCCACAACGGAACCATTGTGCCCATTGACATTTCGTCCGTGGCTCCACACATTTCTCGCACATGGGGCAAGCGACAGGTCACGGTCGACGACATCCGAACATGCATTGCCGTCCAGACATCCGCACGAGACCCTGATGTGGTTTCTCCCTTTATTGTATCTGATTATGGCCGCGGAAAGATCTGCATAGAGCTGCACCCTGACCACAACAATGGCGCAGTGTCCATCAACGAAGAGCGACTTTCCAGGCAGTTTGAAGAGAATCTCCGAGCTCTCTGCGCTGGCCGAGCACAGGACGATGTCACCGATGCGGATGTGCCTCTAGCCAGCTTATCCCTGAAAGAACTGCCTCGCGCTGAAATTAGGAACATGGACAGCAGTATCAAAATCAATCCAATCCTGAACAAGGGACACAATGCTTTATCAGCGCTCAAGGAAGGAATAGTTGCGAAGCAGCAGGAAAAGGAGGTCAAGCAGCAGGCTACCATCGCCATGGTAAATTCCGACGGTACAAAGATGAGCCTGTTGGATCGTCTACGACACAAGCAGCTTGCCAAAGCTAATGGACCTCTCCCCCCATCCGGACCGGAGCTTCAGCGCCGAGCTGCCTTGAACCGAGTCGCCGACGTTTGTGCTACTGTTTCCATGCTCAGCTTGTCTAACCCGGCTTCCCTGCCGAGACAAGCTTTTACCATGGTACTCATCTcagacaagctcaaggactCTTTACGAGTTCCGCTttcgaaagaagaagggatgACTTGTATACGACTTATCGCCAACGAAATCGCCCCCGAGTGGCTCAAGGTGGTCACCATTGGCGGGAGAGAGAATGTTGTGATCCAGAGAGGCCTCCAGCCTGTTGATCGTGTGATTCAGGAGCGAGTACAGAAGCTACTGGCGTGA